In Myxococcales bacterium, the genomic window CGCAATGACACCGCGCGCTCGGCTACGCCCGACAGCGGCGCGAGCCGCCCGTCGACGGGAGGCGCCCGGCGTCGGCCCCGCAGCTTCCGCGCCGGCCACCGCTGAGTTGACCCTGCGCGCCAAACCCTTGGCCTCCGACGCCAGGGGCTTGGTCGGAGGAATTTGCTGAATTCGGCTGAGGTAACACTCGGCCGGAGGTCAGCATGTTCAGGCGTTTCTCGAAGCTCGCCACGTTCGTATTCCTGTCACTGGGTCCGTGCGCCTGCGGAGGCTCGGACGACGCGGGCCCTGCGGGTGGAAGCGGAGGCGCAGCCAGCGGCGGGAACGCCGCCACGGGTGCCTCGCCAAGCGGCGGCAGCGCCGGTGCAAACACCGGCGGCGTCACCAACACGGGAGGCGGCGCGGGCGCAAACATCGGCGGCGCTGCAGGCAGCGGCGGAAGTGCCGGTGCAAACACCGGCGGCGCTGCAGGCGTCGGCGGTGCAGCTACCGGCGGTGCAGGCAGCGGCGGCGCGCCGAGCTACACGACCATCGACCTGCTCGCGAACCAGAAGTACCCGGCTCGCGTGGCAGTCGACGCAAACAACGTCTACTGGAGCAGCGCCGAGCTGCCCACGGACTCGACGCTCGGTGGGCTCTGGCGTCTGCCCAAGCAGGGCGGGACCCCGGAGCTACTTCACTCCGGGAATGGCATGGTGGACTTCACCCTGGATGGCTCGAGTCTCTACACGATGCAGGGCGCATTCTTCGCCGACGTGATCTCGGTCTCGATTTCAACCAAGGCCGTGAAGGTCCTGGCGAACCAGGTCGGCGCCAGTCGGGTCGCGACCGACTCGACGCACCTCTACTGGATCGGAACCAACTCGAAGGACCTGATGCGCGTGCCCAAGGCCGGAGGAACGAGCCAGGTACTGACGACCACGCTCTCGCAACCGCGGGCGCTCGCCGTCGATGCAAGCTACGTCTACGTCTCCAACGATTTCGGCGGCGCACTGCTGCGCTTTCCCAAGACCGGAGGCGCAGCGACCCCGTTGTTCACGGCGCCGAGCGGCTCGGGAGAAATCGACCTGATCGAGGTCGGTCCGTCCGCGCTCTACTGGGAGACGTCCGGGTCGTACACAAAACCTGGCGTCGTCTACGAGCTCACCAACGGGCAGAGTCAGCCGAAAACGCTGGCTGGGACCAACGATGTACTCTGGTTCGCGCTCGACGCGGCAAACCTCTACGTTGCGACGAACGTCTCCCAGAATGCCGCGGCCGTGAGCGCGCGCCCCTTGTCGGGCGCCGCGTGGAACAACGTGGCGCTCCTCGAGAACAAACCCTCGACCTTCGTCGTCGACGCGACGCACGTGTACTTCACCAGCTACAAGGCCGGGGTGGTGGCGCGCGTACCGAAGTGAGGCGCGTCGGGCGCGAGCTCAGCCGCGGTCTCTGCCGCCACCACGGTTCGAGGCCGACACGCGCGGCTCGAGCTACAGCGAGGGCGAGTCGTCCAGGTCCAGCTCGAGCTCCACGCTCGCGCTCGGGGGCAGCTTTGCGATGGCCTCTTGTACCATGCGAACGTGCTCGGTCTCCTCGTCCCGCAGCTCGGTGAACAGCGCGCGGATCTCGGCGTCGCTGATGTGCTCGAGGGCCTGGTCGTAGAAGTCGTAGGCCTTCTGTTCCGAGGACAGCGCGACCTGGAAGGCCTGCAGTGTGGACATCGTGGAGCGAGGGGCACCCATGTCTGGTGCCTCGACGTCGAACAGATCGTCCAGCGTGACCCGCGCAGGGGTGACCCCGAACAGAGCCTTGCGCCGCTCGGCGAGCTGCTGACCGTGTTTGGCCTCGTTCTCGGCCATCGATGCAAAGACCGAGGCCGGGTTGTTCGTGCCACCCTGGCCGAGCTGCGCGGCGAACATCTTGTAGCGCCGGTAGGCCTCGAGCTCGATGAGGGTTGCGAGATCGAGAGCGTCCATCAGGCTGAGGGTGGCGTAGTCGAGACGTGTGGACATGGTTGACTCCGAGGCCAAGTGAATACGGTTGGCGGCGCTCGCCGTGCGCCTGCGCGCAGCGGCTTCATACGCCCCAGATTGTGGTCGAACCAGCCGAAACACTCCAAGCGTCGTTTTTGCGCAGGCGTCGGCGCCGGCCCCATCGCGCTCACGCGCGCTGAAATACCAGCGCGGCGTTGTGTCCGCCGAAGCCTGCGCTGGTCTTCAGCGCATAGCTCAGGTCGACGGCGCGAGCCTCGCGCACCAGATCGATGGCAAACACCGGATCGAGACGGTCCACGTTGATCGACGGGTGGAGCCGCTGATCGCGCAGTGAACACACACACACAATCGCCTCGGCAGCGGCCGCGCCACCGAGCAGGTGCCCGATCATGCTCTTGGTCGCGGAGATCGGGATCGCCGAGAGGGCGTCCCCGAAGGCTGCCCGGAGCGCCTGGTACTCCGCGACGTCCCCCGCCGGCGTCGAGGTGGCGTGCGGGTTGATGTACCCGACGTCGGCCGGACCGACGCCGGCCTTGGCGAGCGCGGCATCGATCGCCAACCGCAGCCCGAGTCCCTCCGGGTGCGGGCGCGTGACGTGCTCCGCGTCACTCGACATGCCCCACCCGGCCAGCCAGGCGAGCGGGCGCGCGCCGCGGGCGAGCGCGTGAGCTTCACTCTCGAGCACGAGCGCCCCCGCGCCCTCGCCAATCACAAAACCACCTCGGTCGACATCGTACGGTCGCGAGGCTCGCTTCGGATCCCCCTCGTACGCCTTGGCCAGCGCACGCGCGTTGCCAAAACCCGCGATGGTGCTCGGGCAAGTCGCAGCCTCTCCGCCGCCCGCCACCACCACGTCGGCGTCTCCACTCCCGATCAGCAGCGCGCCGAGCGCGATGGAGTGCGCGGCGGTCGCGCATGCACTGGCAACGTTGAAGCTCGGTCCCATGAAGCCGAACTTGGTGGCCACCAGCGCCGACAGCGCGTTCGGCATCGACGAGGGAATGAAATAGGGCGACACCGCCCGCGGTCCACGCGTCGCCGCGCGCTGCACCTGTTCTTCGAAGATCTCGACGGCGCCTTGGCCCGACGACACGAGCACCGCAACCCGCGTCCGGTCGACGTCCTCGAGCCGCGCCTGCCGGATGGCCTCGGTCGAGGCGGCGAGCCCGAACTGAACGACGCGTCCGGTGTAGTCGATCTCGCGTTTGTCGAGCACCGTCGTTGGATCGAAACCACGCACACTGGCAGCAATGTCCGTGCGCAGCTTCTCGGTCGAGAAGTCGGTGATGAAGTCCACACCCGAGCGCCCCGCCAGCAGTGCTTGCCAGTACGTCTCGACGTCGAGCCCGAGGGGGCTCACCATCCCGAGACCCGTGACGGCGACGCGCGGCATCGCGAACCCGTAGCACGGGCTTCCCCCGGGCTGCACGCACGGGCGCCGGAGGCATTCTCGACCGCGAGGTGCCCGCCTCCCGTCAAGCGAAGAGCGCAGGCGCTTCACGGGACTTGATCGAAATCATTTCGACTCCACTACTGAGCCTCCCGGGGGCCGTCTTCAATTGACCCTGCGCCGCGAGAGTGTTCCGACACGGAGCACATGTCCGACTCGGACCCCGGGCTGGCGCTGCTCACGAGCGCCGACCCCATTCGCTCTCCGCACGAGACTCTGATCGGCGCCCTCGAAGCCGCCGTGAAGAGCGGTGCACCCTTCCTGACCCTGCACCAGGGGCGGCAGCGTCACGCGCTCTCCTACGCGGACGCCCTCGCGGGTGCCTGGCGCATCAGCGCCACCCTACGCAACCGCGGCCTTCAGCGCGGTGACCGCGTTGCGTTGTTGTTACCGACCTCGGCGCTCTTCGTGCAAGCGCTGCTCGGCTCGATGCTGGCCGGCGCCATCCCGGTGCCGCTCGCGTCTCCCATGACCTTCGGTGGGGTCGAACGCTACCTGAAAAATCTCACCGTCATCTTGAACGACGCGGGAGCCGAGTGGCTGATCACCTATCCGCGCATCAAGGAGGCCGTGGCCGGTGACACGACCCTCTCGTCTCTGCTCGGGAACGTGCTGGTCGAAGCGGACATCGACGGCTCCGCTCCGATCGATCCACGCGGTCCCTCGCTCTCGGGCTCCGACACCGCCTTCTTGCAATACACCTCTGGGACCACCGGCAAACCCAAGGGCGTGATGATCTCTCATCGCGCGGCCGTGTCCAACACCTACGCCATCGCCACCGGCATGAAACAGACCGACGCCGATGTCGGCGTGAGCTGGCTGCCACTCTTTCACGACATGGGTTTGATCGGCGCGCTGCTGCGCTCCATCTGCCACCCCGGACCGCTGCACGTGATGCCACCCGAGCGTTTCATCGTGAAGCCTGCCGGATGGCTGCGCTTGATGAGTGAGGTCGGCGGAACGCTGTCTCCCGCACCCAACTTCGCTTACGACCTTTGCACCGCCCGTGCCGGCGAGCTCGACGGAGTGCGCCTCGACACCTGGCGCGTCGCGCTCAACGGCTCAGAGCCCGTTCATGGGCCGACCCTCGCGCGGTTTCAGGAGAAATTCGGGCCGCTCGGCTTCGATCGCGGGGCCATGATGCCGGTCTACGGCATGGCCGAGGCAACCCTCGCCGTGACGTTCTCGAGCGTGGGCGAGGGGCCGCGCGGGCTCGACGTGGACCGCCGGGAGCTCGAGGAGTCCGGACGCGCGGTGCGCTCGAGCGAAGCGAACGCTCGCCACGCAGTCTCGGTCGGCAGACCGCTGGCCGGCACTTCCATTTCGATTGTCGATGCCTCGGGCAAGGTCGTCGCACCCGGCGTGGTCGGTGAGGTGCGCGTCTCCGGTCCCTCGCTGATGGACGGCTACTTTCGCAACGAGCAAGCGAGCTCGCAGGTGCTCTCGGACGGTTGGCTCTCGACCGGCGATCTCGGCTTCGTCGCCGACGGCCAGCTGTTCATCGCCGGCCGCGCGAAAGAGATGGTGATCAAGGCGGGCAGGAACCTCTACCCGTACGACGTCGAGCGCATCGTCGGCGAGCTTGCGGGGGTGCGCCTGGGCGGTGTCGCCGCGTTCGGGCGAGAGAACGAGAGCACTGGCACCGATGACCTGGTCGTCGTCGCCGAGACCAGCGAGACGGACCCTTCCGGTCGCGAAGCGCTGACGAAGGCAATTCGCGGCGAGGTCCTGGCGGTGCTCGGCGTCGGTGTGGACGACGTGCAGCTGTGGAGCGTCGGCAGTGTGCCGCGCACGTCGAGCGGCAAGATCCGGCGCAAGGAGTGTGCGCGCCTGCTCACGGAAGCGGGTCCGACGTGAAACGCGCGCTCGTCATCGGCGGGACCGGGTTCATCGGGGTGAACTTGATCGACGCGCTGCTCGCCGAAGGTGTCCCGGTGCGGGTCACAACGAGGCCCGAGAGCGCGACGCTGTTGCTCAGGAAACGCGCCGTCGAACGTGCTCCCGCGTCGCTGGAGGACGGCGAGGCGCTCCGGCGCGCGATGGACGGCTGCGACACCGTGTTCTTGAGCGGCGCGTATTACCCACGCTACTCGCTGGACCTCGACGCCGCACTCGCCGTTGGAGTCGCTCAGATCAGAAACGCTTGCGAAGCTGCGCTAGCAGTCGGCGTGGAACGCTTCGTCTACACCTCCACCATCGCAACGCTGGGGCCCGCGCCAAAGGACTGCCGCGCGGACGAAGGGGATCGCCTGTCGTCGATGCCCGAGGGCAGCGTCTACCGCGGCGTGAAGTGGGCCATGGAGCAGGAGCTGGACGCGGCGGCCTCGCGTGGGCTGCCCAGCGTGACCCTCTTGCCCGGTGGCTGTGTGGGACCGAACGACGTACGCGTCGGCACCGGAGCGTTCATCGTCGGCGTCGTGCGCGGCGTCTTGCCGTGGATCGTCGACGGCACGGTGAACATGGTCGACGTCGCCGACGTCGCAAGAGCCCACGTGCGAGCCGCAAGCGCCGAGCCCGGAGCTCGCTTCTGCGTCGGAGGTCACGATCTGAGAATTCGCACGCTGCTCGAGCGTGTGGCCAACCGCTATGGAGGTCGAGTCCCCACTCTGGAGCTTGCCGCCGACGAGGCGCGCGCGCGGGCAGAGGCCGACGAGCGCGCCGCCGCGCCCAAGCGCGAGCGAGTGCCGATCCCCCGCGAGATGGTCGATCTGATCACGACGGGCCAACCCGTCTCGAACGCCCGCGCCGAGCGAGAGCTCGGTCTGCGATTCACCCCCTTGGACGACGCCTTGGACCGCGCCTACGCCTGGTTTTCGCGCCTGAAGCTCGTCCCCCCCACGGAACCACGGAGGCAGCATGAGCACGCATGAAAACCCCCATCGCGATCGCGTGGTCGCGATGGTCGCCAAGATCTTGAAGCTCGACTCGAGCAAGATCAGCGGCAAAGACCGCTTGCGCGAGGATCTCGGCATGGACTCCCTCGCGAGCCTCGAGCTGCTCTCGTGCATCAGCGACGAGCTCGACGTCGACATCGAGCTCGACGAAGCCATGGAGCTCGTGACGATCGACGATGCGTGTGCCTTCGTGGCGCGTGTCACCTCGGAGCAGCGTGGCGAGAGCGCTACCTCGTAGTCCGCTAGCACTCGGGCTGGAGAGCCCCGCCACCCTCGGCGCAGGGCTCGCGGTAGCGCACGCGACCCCCGCCGAAGCAGAAGCGCTTCCGCTCGTGCTCGCGGAGAGCAAACGCCTCGTCGCGACCCTCGCGGACGCCGCCCGCATCGATCGCGAGGGCTGTATTCCCGAATCGCTCCGACAGGCGGTCGCCGAAGCCGGCCTGTTCGGCCTGACCGTGCCGGAAGAGCACGGCGGCGCCGGCTTCTCGCTCAAGAGCGCCTGCGCGGTGATCGCGGACATCGCGACCATCGAGCGCTCGACGGCGATCATGATCGGATTGCACTCGGGCCTCGGCACTCGCCCGCTGGTCGAGCTCGGAAGCGACGAGCTCCGCGCGCGCCTGCTGCCCGAGATCGCGTCGGGCGCGCGCATCGCCGCGTTCGCGGCGACCGAGGCGGAGGCGGGCTCCGATCTCACCGGGATCCGCACCACCGGCACCGTCACCGACGCCGGCATCCAACTCGACGGCGAGAAGGTCTACGTGACCAACGGCGGCTTCGCCGGCTGTTTCACCGTGCTCGCGCGC contains:
- a CDS encoding ferritin family protein codes for the protein MSTRLDYATLSLMDALDLATLIELEAYRRYKMFAAQLGQGGTNNPASVFASMAENEAKHGQQLAERRKALFGVTPARVTLDDLFDVEAPDMGAPRSTMSTLQAFQVALSSEQKAYDFYDQALEHISDAEIRALFTELRDEETEHVRMVQEAIAKLPPSASVELELDLDDSPSL
- a CDS encoding beta-ketoacyl-ACP synthase II, whose translation is MPRVAVTGLGMVSPLGLDVETYWQALLAGRSGVDFITDFSTEKLRTDIAASVRGFDPTTVLDKREIDYTGRVVQFGLAASTEAIRQARLEDVDRTRVAVLVSSGQGAVEIFEEQVQRAATRGPRAVSPYFIPSSMPNALSALVATKFGFMGPSFNVASACATAAHSIALGALLIGSGDADVVVAGGGEAATCPSTIAGFGNARALAKAYEGDPKRASRPYDVDRGGFVIGEGAGALVLESEAHALARGARPLAWLAGWGMSSDAEHVTRPHPEGLGLRLAIDAALAKAGVGPADVGYINPHATSTPAGDVAEYQALRAAFGDALSAIPISATKSMIGHLLGGAAAAEAIVCVCSLRDQRLHPSINVDRLDPVFAIDLVREARAVDLSYALKTSAGFGGHNAALVFQRA
- a CDS encoding fatty acyl-AMP ligase — encoded protein: MSDSDPGLALLTSADPIRSPHETLIGALEAAVKSGAPFLTLHQGRQRHALSYADALAGAWRISATLRNRGLQRGDRVALLLPTSALFVQALLGSMLAGAIPVPLASPMTFGGVERYLKNLTVILNDAGAEWLITYPRIKEAVAGDTTLSSLLGNVLVEADIDGSAPIDPRGPSLSGSDTAFLQYTSGTTGKPKGVMISHRAAVSNTYAIATGMKQTDADVGVSWLPLFHDMGLIGALLRSICHPGPLHVMPPERFIVKPAGWLRLMSEVGGTLSPAPNFAYDLCTARAGELDGVRLDTWRVALNGSEPVHGPTLARFQEKFGPLGFDRGAMMPVYGMAEATLAVTFSSVGEGPRGLDVDRRELEESGRAVRSSEANARHAVSVGRPLAGTSISIVDASGKVVAPGVVGEVRVSGPSLMDGYFRNEQASSQVLSDGWLSTGDLGFVADGQLFIAGRAKEMVIKAGRNLYPYDVERIVGELAGVRLGGVAAFGRENESTGTDDLVVVAETSETDPSGREALTKAIRGEVLAVLGVGVDDVQLWSVGSVPRTSSGKIRRKECARLLTEAGPT
- a CDS encoding NAD-dependent epimerase/dehydratase family protein; protein product: MKRALVIGGTGFIGVNLIDALLAEGVPVRVTTRPESATLLLRKRAVERAPASLEDGEALRRAMDGCDTVFLSGAYYPRYSLDLDAALAVGVAQIRNACEAALAVGVERFVYTSTIATLGPAPKDCRADEGDRLSSMPEGSVYRGVKWAMEQELDAAASRGLPSVTLLPGGCVGPNDVRVGTGAFIVGVVRGVLPWIVDGTVNMVDVADVARAHVRAASAEPGARFCVGGHDLRIRTLLERVANRYGGRVPTLELAADEARARAEADERAAAPKRERVPIPREMVDLITTGQPVSNARAERELGLRFTPLDDALDRAYAWFSRLKLVPPTEPRRQHEHA
- a CDS encoding acyl carrier protein — its product is MSTHENPHRDRVVAMVAKILKLDSSKISGKDRLREDLGMDSLASLELLSCISDELDVDIELDEAMELVTIDDACAFVARVTSEQRGESATS